AGGACATCACCGAACCGCTCGGCCTCGAGCGCACCCGCTACAACCCGCCCGCCTCCTGGCGGCCCGCGATCGCGGCCACGGAGGACGAGCGGGCGCCGTGGTCCGGACTGGACCGCGGGCTGGTGTGGGGCGAGGTGCACGACGAGAACGCCTACAGCCTGGGCGGGGTCGCCGGTCACGCCGGGGTGTTCTCGTGCGCCTGGGACCTGGCCGTGCTCGGCCGGACACTGCTCAACGGCGGCGCCTACGGCCGCGCCCGCATCCTGCGCCCGGAGTCCGTGGAGTTGCTGTTCACCGACTTCAACACCGCCTTCCCCGGCCACGAGCACGGCCTCGGCTTCGAGCTCTACCAGCACTGGTACATGGGCGCGATGGCGACCCCGCGCACCGCGGGCCACACCGGCTTCACCGGCACCTCGCTGGTCCTGGACCCGTCGACCGACTCCTTTCTCGTCGTGCTCGGCAACTCGGTCCATCCGGTGCGCACGTGGCGCTCCGGTTCCGCTCCCCGGGTCGCCGCCGGCAACCACCTGGCGCGGGCCGTACCCGTCCGCCCCGTGCGCGGACGTACCGCCTGGTTCTCCGGCATGGCGAACGCCACGACGGCCACGCTCACCCTGCCCGCCCTCGACACCCGGCCGGGCGGCGCGCGGCTCGGCGCCGCACTGTGGTGGGACACCGAACCCGACGCGGACGCAATGACGTTGGAGACCACGGAGGACGGCGGCGCCACCTGGCAGCCCCTGCCCTTCACCACCACCCGCCACGGCGAGCAGGCGCGGCAGCACCCGTCGGGTTCGGTCACGGGCTGGTCGGGCCGCGTCTGGCACCGCCTGACGGCCGAACTTCCGACGGCAGCTCAACTCGCCGTGCGCTGGCGGTACTCGACGGACAAGCTGTACGTGGGGCGGGGTGCGTACGTCGACGCGATCCGGGTCCGGGCGGGCGACGACGTGCTCTTCGACGAGGCCCGTCCGGCCGACTCGGCACGAATCACGGCCGTGGGCTGGACCGCCTCGGCGGACTGGGCAGACGGAAAAGCCATGATCGGTCGGGGCGGTGTTGGCTAGGGTGCGGCCCATGAACCGACGGCGGCAGAAGAAGCTCACCAACCGGCTCTTCGAGGCGGTCCTGGGGGACGATGCCGTCGGGGTGGCTGTGCTTCTGCGGGCCGGAGCCGATCCGGGACGAGCCGACCGGGAGGGCACCACCCCGCTGTACGAGGCGGCCGTCAACGGCCGGACCGCGATCGTCCGGCTGCTCCTGGCGGCCGGCGCCCCGCCCGACGCCGAGAGCAGCGGGACCGGCGCGGAGGGCACACCGCTGTGCGCCGCCGCCTGCTGGGGACACACCGACGTGGTACGGGAGTTGCTGGCGCACGGCGCCGATCCGTCCCTGCGCGAGGACCACGGCACGGGCTGGTCCCCGCTGCGGTGGGCGGAGAACGGTCCCCACCCCGGCACCGCCGAACTCCTCACCGCGGCCGGTGCGGGCTGACACGTCAGCCGCGGCGGCGCAGGGCCGCGTCCAGCAGCGCGGGCGGCGCGTCGAACTTCTCGTGGGCGGCGAGGTCGGTGCCGGGCGCGACGATCGCGTCGATCGCGTCGAGCACGTCGGCGGAGAGCACCGTGTCGGCCGCGGCGAGCTGGCTGCGCAGGTGGTCGAGGGTGCGCGGGCCGATGAGCGCGGCGGTGACGGCGGGGTGTGCGGTCACGAACCCGAGGGCGAGCTGGATCAGGGTCAGGCCGGCCTCGTCGGCGACCTTGGCGAGCCGCTCCACGGCGTCGAGCCGGGCCCGGTTGTACGGCAGGCTCAGGTCGAAGCGTTCCGGCATGAACGCCGAGCGGTTGGTGGTGACTTCAGCGCCCTCGCGGACGGCGCCCGTCAGCCAGCCGGAGGCGAGCGGGCTCCACACCAGCACGCCGAGCCCGTACTCCTCGACGACGGGCAGGACATGGGCCTCGACTCCGCGCTGCAGGATCGAGTAGCTGGGCTGTTCGGTGACGTAGCGGCCCAGGCGGTGCTCGCGGGCGGCCCACTGGGCCTGCACGATGCGGTGGGCGGGGAAGGTCGAGGAGCCGAAGTAGCGGATCTTCCCGGCCCGTTGGAGGTCGGTGAGGGCCGACAGCGTCTCCTCGTCACTGGTGGTCGGGTCCCAGCGGTGGATCTGGTAGAGGTCCACGTGGTCGACGCCGAGCCGACGCAGGCTGTCGTCCAGCGCCGTGACCAGCCAGCGGCGTGAACTGCCGCGGTGGTTGCGCTCGTCGCCCATCGGCATGGTCGCCTTGGTGGCCAGGATGATGTCGTCGCGGCGGCCGGCGATGGCCTTGCCGACCATCTCCTCCGATCCGCCGGCGCTGTACATGTCGGCGGTGTCGATGAGGTTGACGCCCGCCTCCAGGGCGGCGTCGACGATGGCGGTGGCCTCGTCCTGGGTGGTCTTCCCGATGGCGCCGAAGTTCATCGCGCCGAGCGCGAGCGTACTGACCTGCACGCCGGTGCGGCCCAAGGTGCGGTACTGCATGTCCGTGTCTCCTCATGGCATGGCTGGTTACCGGGTCCCCGCTCTGCCAGAATGGGCAAACCGGAACCTCGTTCCGGAATGACGATACGGAACCGCGTTCCGTTTTTGCAAGCGATGGTGGAGGGAAGAGCGCTGTGAAGGACGGCGACAGCGACGAGACGGGCGGGCGCGGTGCTCCGTCCCGGCGTAAGGACGCCCGGCGCAACAAGGAGACGCTGCTGGAGGCGGCCGCCGCGGTCTTCGTCACCAAGGGCGTGGACGCGCCGGTGCGGGACATCGCGGCCGAGGCGGGTGTCGGGCTCGGCACGCTGTACCGCCACTTCCCCACCCGGGCCGACCTGATCATCGGCGTGTACCGGCACCAGGTCGAGGCCTGTGCCGAGGCCGGCCCGGCCCTCCTGGCGAGCAGCGGGAGCCCCTACACCGCGCTGGCACTCTGGGTCGACCGGTTCGTCGACTTCCTGGTCACCAAGCACGGGCTGGCCGGTGTCCTGCAGTCCGACAGCGCCGGGTTCGAGACGCTGCACGCCTACTTCCTGGACCGCCTGCTGCCGGTGTGCGAACAGCTGCTGACCGCGGCGGAGGCCGCCGACGAGATCCGCCCCGGTCTGACGGCCTACGAACTCATGCGCGGCGTCGGCAACCTGTGCGCCGGCACGGAGAGCGACCCCGACTACGACGCGCGCCGCCTGGTCGAACTCCTGGTCGCGGGACTGCGCGCGACGCCGTCCTAGCCTGTCGCCCGGCCCGTGAGGACCGGCTGGTAGAAGCCGGTGGCGTCCGGCGTGCGCCAGTCGAGGCCGGTGAACCCCGCCGCGCTCGCGGCCTCCATCAGCTGCTCCCGGGACAGCGCCCGCGAGGCGGCCTGCCGGACGCGGACCTCCCAGCCCTCCCCCTGCGTCAGGAGCTGGAAGTACTCCTGGTCGTAGTGCTCGCCGTCGGCGTGCCAGTGCCAGAGCTGGAAGGTGATCGTCCGGCCGTCGGAGCCGTACGACACCTGGGGCGGAGTCGACGCGGGGCGGGTGCGCCGGAGGTCGTCGTAGTCCCGGAGGGTGAGCACGAGCAGCCCGTCGTCGCGCAGCATCCGCCGCATCTCACCGAGCGCCAGGGCCGTGTCCTGAAGGGTCAGCAGGTGGGCGATCGAGTTGTCGGCGCAGACGACCGCGTCGAAGGCGCCGGGCCGGAAGGGGAGTCGGCGCATGTCGGCCGCCACGACCGGTAGCCCTATGCCGCGGGCCGCGGCTTCGGCGGCGGCCCGTGCGACGGCGACGGGACTCAGGTCGCTGCCGACGACGCGGTGCCCGGCCCGGGCCAGCCCGATCGCCTGGGTGCCGATTCCGCAGGCGCAGTCCAGCAACCGGTGCGGCCCCGGACCGAGTTCGCTCCGGAGCAGGCCGTCCAGGGCTCCGGCCTGACGGGCGATGCTCGCCTCCCAGTCAGGGAAGATCCGGTGGTAGTCCGGGGCCAGCGAGTCGTAGAAGTCCCCGGCCGAGGAGGTCACTCGCCGGTCGCCTCCAGTGCTGCCATCGCCGCGTTGTGGCCCGGGACGCCGCTCACGCCGCCGCCGCGGATCGCGCCCGCGCCGCAGAGCAGGACGTTGTCGTGGCCGGTCTCCACGCCCCAGCGCCCGGTGCCTTCCTCGGTGGTGTGGGGCCAGGACAGGGCGCGGTGGAAGATGTTGCCGCCGGGCAGGCGCAGGTCGCGCTCCAGGTCCAGGGGCGTCTTCGCCTCGATGCAGGGGCGGCCGTCCGCGTCGACGGCCAGGCAGTCGGCGAGCGGTTCGGCGAGGTGGGCGTCGAGCTGGGCGAGGGTCGACTTGAGGAGTTCCTCGCGTACGGAGTCGTTGTCCCGCTCGAAGAGCCGGGCCGGTGTGTGCAGGCCGAACAGGGTGAGCGTCTGGTAGCCCTGCTCGGCCAGGTCCGCACCGAGGATCGTGGGGTCGGTCAGGGAGTGGCAGTAGATCTCCGAGGGCGGCGCGGTGGGCAGCCGGCCCTCGGCGGCCTGGGCGTGGGCGGTGGCCAGCTGCTCGTAGCCCTCGGCGATGTGGAAGGTGCCGGAGAACGCCTCGCGCGGGTCGACGGAGTCGTCGCGCAGCCTGGGCAGCCTCTTGAGCAGCATGTTCACCTTGAGCTGGGCGCCCTCGGCGGGGGCGGGCGGCGCGTCGCCGGTCAGCTCGGCCAGGGCCTGTGGGGAGGCGTTGACCAGCACGTGCCGGGCGGCGGCGACGGCCTCGCCGTCCGCCGAGCGGTACGTCACCTCGGCGGCTCGTCCGTCCGTGTCGATCCGTACCGCCTCGTGCCCGGTGGCGATGACCGCGCCCGCCTCCCGGGCCGCCCTGGCGAGGGCGTCGGTCAGCGCGCCCATGCCGCCGACGGGGACGTCCCACGCGCCCGTGCCGCCGCCGATGACGTGGTAGAGGAAGCAGCGGTTCTGGGCCAGCGATGGGTCGTGGGCGTCGGCGAAGGTGCCGATGAGGGCGTCGGTGAGGACCACGCCCCGCACGAGGTCGTCGGCGAAGCGGTCCTCGACGGCGACGCCGATCGGCTCCTCGAACACGGTGCGCCAGGCCTCCTCGTCGTCGATGCGGCGGCGCAGCTCCTCCCGGGTGGGCAACGGCTCGGTGAGGGTCGGGAAGACCCGCTCGGCGACGCGGCCGGTCATGCCGTAGAAGCGCTGCCAGGCCTCGTACTCGCGGTCGGAACCCGTGAGCCGGGCGAAGGCCTCCCGGGTGCGCTTCTCGCCGCCGCCGACCAGCAGTCCGGTGGCCCGGCCGGCGCGTTCCACGGGGGTGTAGGACGAGATGGTGCGGGCGCGGACGCGGAAGTCGAGGCCGAGGTCGCGCACGATCTTCTTCGGCAGCAGGCTGACCAGGTACGAGTAGCGCGACAGCCGTGCGTCCACGCCGGCGAACGGCCGGGTGGAGACGGCGGCGCCGCCGGTGTGGCCGAGGCGCTCCAGCACCAGCACGGATCGTCCGGCCCGGGCCAGGTAGGCGGCGGCGACCAGGCCGTTGTGGCCGGCGCCCACGACGACGGCGTCGTAGCTGCGGTGTGCCTCGTGTGCGGTCATGGTTCTTGGTAACACGCGTTGATCCGGATCGGCCAGAGAGCGATGCCGACCGGTGAGCAGCCACGCGGTCTCCTCGACCGGCGATGCGAACCACCGCCGTCGATCCGGAACCGGCGTGGTCACTGCCCGCCGGGTGCCCGCTGCTGCCGGCGCAGCACCGCGACCCTGCGGTACAGCTCGACCGCCTCCGCGCCGCGGCCGAGCTGCTCCAGGCAGTGGGCCTCGTCGTTGCGGCCGGCGAGGGTGTCCGGGTGCTCGGGTCCCAGCACGCGCTCGCGGGCGGCGGCCACCCGCCGGTACTCGGTCAGGGCGTCGGCCCAGCGGCCCAGCCAGCCCAGGCCCACGGCGACCTCGCGGCGGCTGACGAGGGTGTCGGGGTGCTCGGGGCCGAGCACGCGCTCGC
Above is a genomic segment from Streptomyces sp. SLBN-31 containing:
- a CDS encoding serine hydrolase domain-containing protein; the protein is MTDDVAARPGLSRRQLARRTLALGGALALAPFPAGPAAAAAPASARPTLRHGSPERAGLLAEHLGQLVTDAEAFLGPSPKHPWYAGAVLLAGRGGTVALHRPIGMAVRYRSYDEKTDTGVEFPADQQIPMAEDTVFDLASVSKLFTSLLAVRRMERGELELEATVASYVPEFGAAGKQDVTVRQLLTHTSGFRDWIPLYKAPTYDDRIQRVYDEAPINPPGTKYLYSDLNLISLQLVLERITGRTLDVLLREDITEPLGLERTRYNPPASWRPAIAATEDERAPWSGLDRGLVWGEVHDENAYSLGGVAGHAGVFSCAWDLAVLGRTLLNGGAYGRARILRPESVELLFTDFNTAFPGHEHGLGFELYQHWYMGAMATPRTAGHTGFTGTSLVLDPSTDSFLVVLGNSVHPVRTWRSGSAPRVAAGNHLARAVPVRPVRGRTAWFSGMANATTATLTLPALDTRPGGARLGAALWWDTEPDADAMTLETTEDGGATWQPLPFTTTRHGEQARQHPSGSVTGWSGRVWHRLTAELPTAAQLAVRWRYSTDKLYVGRGAYVDAIRVRAGDDVLFDEARPADSARITAVGWTASADWADGKAMIGRGGVG
- a CDS encoding ankyrin repeat domain-containing protein, which produces MNRRRQKKLTNRLFEAVLGDDAVGVAVLLRAGADPGRADREGTTPLYEAAVNGRTAIVRLLLAAGAPPDAESSGTGAEGTPLCAAACWGHTDVVRELLAHGADPSLREDHGTGWSPLRWAENGPHPGTAELLTAAGAG
- a CDS encoding aldo/keto reductase; amino-acid sequence: MQYRTLGRTGVQVSTLALGAMNFGAIGKTTQDEATAIVDAALEAGVNLIDTADMYSAGGSEEMVGKAIAGRRDDIILATKATMPMGDERNHRGSSRRWLVTALDDSLRRLGVDHVDLYQIHRWDPTTSDEETLSALTDLQRAGKIRYFGSSTFPAHRIVQAQWAAREHRLGRYVTEQPSYSILQRGVEAHVLPVVEEYGLGVLVWSPLASGWLTGAVREGAEVTTNRSAFMPERFDLSLPYNRARLDAVERLAKVADEAGLTLIQLALGFVTAHPAVTAALIGPRTLDHLRSQLAAADTVLSADVLDAIDAIVAPGTDLAAHEKFDAPPALLDAALRRRG
- a CDS encoding TetR/AcrR family transcriptional regulator, translated to MKDGDSDETGGRGAPSRRKDARRNKETLLEAAAAVFVTKGVDAPVRDIAAEAGVGLGTLYRHFPTRADLIIGVYRHQVEACAEAGPALLASSGSPYTALALWVDRFVDFLVTKHGLAGVLQSDSAGFETLHAYFLDRLLPVCEQLLTAAEAADEIRPGLTAYELMRGVGNLCAGTESDPDYDARRLVELLVAGLRATPS
- a CDS encoding class I SAM-dependent methyltransferase — its product is MTSSAGDFYDSLAPDYHRIFPDWEASIARQAGALDGLLRSELGPGPHRLLDCACGIGTQAIGLARAGHRVVGSDLSPVAVARAAAEAAARGIGLPVVAADMRRLPFRPGAFDAVVCADNSIAHLLTLQDTALALGEMRRMLRDDGLLVLTLRDYDDLRRTRPASTPPQVSYGSDGRTITFQLWHWHADGEHYDQEYFQLLTQGEGWEVRVRQAASRALSREQLMEAASAAGFTGLDWRTPDATGFYQPVLTGRATG
- a CDS encoding NAD(P)/FAD-dependent oxidoreductase, producing the protein MTAHEAHRSYDAVVVGAGHNGLVAAAYLARAGRSVLVLERLGHTGGAAVSTRPFAGVDARLSRYSYLVSLLPKKIVRDLGLDFRVRARTISSYTPVERAGRATGLLVGGGEKRTREAFARLTGSDREYEAWQRFYGMTGRVAERVFPTLTEPLPTREELRRRIDDEEAWRTVFEEPIGVAVEDRFADDLVRGVVLTDALIGTFADAHDPSLAQNRCFLYHVIGGGTGAWDVPVGGMGALTDALARAAREAGAVIATGHEAVRIDTDGRAAEVTYRSADGEAVAAARHVLVNASPQALAELTGDAPPAPAEGAQLKVNMLLKRLPRLRDDSVDPREAFSGTFHIAEGYEQLATAHAQAAEGRLPTAPPSEIYCHSLTDPTILGADLAEQGYQTLTLFGLHTPARLFERDNDSVREELLKSTLAQLDAHLAEPLADCLAVDADGRPCIEAKTPLDLERDLRLPGGNIFHRALSWPHTTEEGTGRWGVETGHDNVLLCGAGAIRGGGVSGVPGHNAAMAALEATGE